The following are from one region of the Arachis duranensis cultivar V14167 chromosome 10, aradu.V14167.gnm2.J7QH, whole genome shotgun sequence genome:
- the LOC107470209 gene encoding mini-chromosome maintenance complex-binding protein, which translates to MGGPQYDFLSNPLGAVRSTFEKAMASVSDPSSFNSGDWGAMDLFTNFLFDQSHHLQVPVLTPASMRWIKPNTLVRFRGMIQDMLGNEFYVGAYKDGAVWRTNKFMDVSQFPIGPSADTRIWERRLLYCVPVPGLNSWAQIPSEAVTDQCMGWKSEQREKRPRAEAECSDMTVSSEEDQGSPTTKKMREGEQPSLASQSRESEIASSSFSPAPVPEGNSLHCLVKVYDSPESELKLNEIFEFVGILTSDPEIQEDNVDNDLSNEFCEDPLRHFPPNKVVPRFHCFVHRKLAAHDFLQNNPIIEPKLDMVKGIREALLRHLTAVLGNDDVAAHFMLLHLLSKVHSRVDSLAVGKLSLNLTCFSKEIVSIFGNQLNVVVKNLMPFTHCIPLTVEYLNTASLAPKKNYETNRLETGALQLAEGSHLIVDETKLEAGTLNSLGVENARLLNNLVEWQKVEYDFKYYKMDMTTDVQLLVLSEGKSNILPADVIVPFRPSAANCSEAVTAEALEAWRWYLATVRQLPHSIESEMQQVVENDLVAARQADRSLNAQDLSRWLTMSRLMSLSFGETSLSLEHWQMVKELDRLRKERLK; encoded by the exons ATGGGTGGACCGCAGTACGATTTTCTGTCGAACCCATTGGGTGCGGTCAGATCTACCTTCGAGAAAGCCATGGCCTCCGTTTCCGACCCCTCCTCCTTCAACAGCGGCGATTGGGGCGCCATGGACCTCTTCACCAACTTCCTCTTCGACCAATCTCACCACCTTCAG GTTCCAGTTCTTACTCCTGCCTCTATGAGATGGATAAAACCCAATACTCTAGTTCGTTTTCGTGGGATGATACAGGACATGCTTGGAAATGAATTTTATGTTGGCGCTTACAAG GATGGAGCCGTGTGGAGGACCAACAAGTTCATGGATGTTTCTCAATTCCCCATTGGTCCCTCCGCAGATACGCGAATTTGGGAACGTCGTCTACTTTACTGTGTTCCG GTTCCTGGATTGAATTCATGGGCTCAAATTCCATCTGAAGCAGTTACTGATCAATGTATGGGTTGGAAATCCGAGCAAAGAGAAAAGCGCCCAAGAGCAGAAGCCGAGTGTTCTGATATGACT GTCTCATCTGAAGAGGATCAAGGTTCTCCTACTACTAAAAAGATG AGAGAAGGTGAACAACCTTCCCTTGCTTCTCAATCTCGAGAGTCTGAGATTGCTAGCTCTAGTTTTAGTCCGGCGCCGGTTCCTGAAGGGAATTCACTTCATTGTCTGGTGAAG GTATATGATTCTCCGGAGTCTGAATTGAAGCTGAatgaaattttcgaatttgtggGTATACTTACATCTGATCCAGAGATTCAAGAAGACAATGTAGATAATGATTTATCAAATGAATTTTGTGAGGATCCTTTACGCCATTTCCCACCTAATAAG GTAGTACCACGCTTTCATTGTTTTGTTCACAGAAAACTTGCAGCTCACGACTTTCTTCAGAATAACCCTATTATAGAG CCTAAGTTGGACATGGTCAAAGGGATTAGGGAAGCTTTGCTTAGACATCTCACAGCTGTTCTTGGAAATGATGATGTGGCAGCTCATTTCATGTTGCTACATCTCCTATCCAAG GTGCATAGTAGAGTAGATTCTCTTGCTGTAGGCAAGCTTTCACTAAACTTGACCTGTTTTAGCAAAGAAATTGTATCTATATTTGGAAACCAATTAAACGTTGTTGTCAAGAACCTCATGCCTTTCACACATTGCATACCCCTCACAGTGGAATACTTGAACACTGCTTCACTAGCGCCAAAAAAGAATTATGAAACCAACAG ACTGGAAACTGGAGCCTTGCAACTAGCTGAAGGTTCACATTTGATTGTTGACGAGACCAAGTTAGAAGCTGGAACCCTTAACTCTTTGGGTGTAGAGAATGCAAGGTTGCTGAATAATTTAGTGGAGTGGCAAAAG GTGGAGTATGATTTCAAGTATTATAAAATGGATATGACAACTGATGTACAGCTGCTAGTTTTGTCTGAGGGGAAATCAAATATCTTGCCAGCTGATGTAATTGTACCTTTCCGGCCCTCTGCAGCCAATTGCTCTGAAGCTGTGACTGCAGAAGCTTTAGAAGCTTGGAGGTGGTACTTGGCTACTGTTAGACAGCTGCCACACTCCATTGAATCAGAAATGCAGCAG GTGGTAGAAAATGATTTAGTTGCAGCAAGACAAGCAGACCGGAGCTTGAATGCCCAAGATTTAAGCAG ATGGTTAACAATGAGCCGTCTCATGTCATTGAGCTTCGGTGAGACTAGCCTGTCCCTCGAACACTGGCAAATGGTCAAGGAACTGGACAGACTGCGAAAAGAGAGGCTAAAGTGA